In a genomic window of Branchiostoma lanceolatum isolate klBraLanc5 chromosome 12, klBraLanc5.hap2, whole genome shotgun sequence:
- the LOC136445805 gene encoding paternally-expressed gene 3 protein-like, with protein MVHCRSAVLLSLLLLVCLISSAEPQGNEDSDNAGPVQNSDNAGPVESSDSAGLVESSDNAGPVQTPDNTGSVESSDNAGPAQNPDNAGSEESSDNAESVQNPDNAGPEESSDNAGPVQPPDNTGSVESSDNAGPVQNSDNAGPVQNSDNAGPVQNSDNTGPIEISDNTGPIEISDNTGPIEISDNTGPIESSYNAGPVQTPDNTGSVESSYNAEPVESPDNAEPIESPNNTGPIEISDNAEPIENSDNTRPLQNSSNTGPVESSNNTEPVQSSNSAGPVQSSNSAGPVQNFDSAGPVESSDNAGPVEISDNAGSVENPDNARPVHTPDNTGSVESPDNTEPVQNSDSAGSSTGSIILSEEQVQKLQEEQEDKINALREPNFNPILVVQILENEEARLLEQEENFKTYLELRAARQMRKRQMEEMEELKRAELQQLKQNELQQLALQLEIQDTQLEIQNANQERQMRLLRQRMIEDETEAEQERIKRVKERQLTRLRELHEKADDRRGEIDALRAQRNLEQRPQTKTERRMDILKEMELSRRLQDMQLQEHAKERQEEIDALQAQLDQEQTKREWREKDREEDLLDSEEDAMLEKAREDQLMSAEHFLVVQVQHGKKLLREQKKLTEKEKEDMLKQHPLSLREQIMEEEQEYIDLEEEAKQRRAKLDAIKKKKKLTEPEKKGAY; from the exons ATGGTTCATTGCAGGTCGGCTGTCTTGCTGTCACTCCTTCTGCTGGTCTGCCTGATCTCTTCCGCTGAGCCACAAG GAAATGAGGACTCCGACAATGCTGGACCGGTACAAAACTCCGACAATGCTGGACCGGTAGAGAGCTCCGACAGCGCTGGATTGGTAGAGAGCTCCGACAATGCTGGACCGGTACAAACCCCCGACAATACTGGATCGGTAGAAAGCTCTGACAATGCTGGACCGGCACAAAACCCCGACAATGCTGGATCGGAAGAGAGCTCCGACAATGCTGAATCGGTACAGAACCCCGACAATGCTGGACCGGAAGAGAGCTCCGACAATGCTGGACCGGTACAACCCCCCGACAATACTGGATCGGTAGAAAGCTCTGACAATGCTGGACCGGTACAAAACTCCGACAATGCTGGACCGGTACAAAACTCCGACAATGCTGGACCGGTACAAAACTCCGACAATACTGGACCGATAGAGATCTCCGACAATACTGGACCGATAGAGATCTCCGACAATACTGGACCGATAGAGATCTCCGACAATACTGGACCGATAGAGAGCTCCTACAATGCTGGACCGGTACAAACCCCCGACAATACTGGATCGGTAGAGAGCTCCTACAATGCTGAACCGGTAGAGAGCCCCGACAATGCTGAACCGATAGAGAGCCCCAACAATACTGGACCGATAGAGATCTCCGACAATGCTGAACCGATAGAGAACTCCGACAATACTAGACCGTTACAGAACTCCAGCAATACTGGACCGGTAGAGAGCTCCAACAATACTGAACCGGTACAGAGCTCCAACAGTGCTGGACCGGTACAGAGCTCCAACAGTGCTGGACCGGTACAGAACTTCGACAGTGCTGGACCGGTAGAGAGCTCCGACAATGCTGGACCGGTAGAGATCTCCGACAATGCTGGATCGGTAGAGAACCCCGACAATGCTAGACCGGTACATACCCCCGACAATACTGGATCGGTAGAGAGCCCCGACAATACTGAACCTGTACAAAACTCTGACAGTGCTGGATCGAGCACTGGATCCATCATTCTCTCAGAGGAACAGGTACAGAAACTGCAAGAGGAACAAGAAGACAAGATAAACGCGCTGAGAGAACCGAACTTCAATCCCATCCTTGTTGTCCAGATCCTGGAGAACGAGGAGGCCAGGCTGCTAGAGCAGGAGGAGAACTTCAAGACGTACCTGGAGCTCCGGGCGGCGCGGCAGATGAGGAAGAGGCAGATGGAGGAAATGGAGGAGCTGAAGCGAGCAGAGCTGCAGCAGCTCAAGCAAAATGAGCTGCAACAGTTGGCGCTGCAGCTGGAAATTCAAGATACCCAATTAGAGATCCAGAATGCCAACCAGGAGAGACAGATGAGACTCCTTAGACAGAGGATGATCGAGGACGAGACGGAGGCTGAGCAGGAGCGAATCAAGAGGGTGAAGGAGAGACAGCTCACACGTCTGCGAGAATTGCACGAAAAGGCTGACGATAGACGGGGAGAGATTGATGCACTGCGAGCCCAACGTAACCTGGAGCAGAGACCACAGACGAAGACAGAGCGAAGGATGGACATACTTAAGGAGATGGAGCTCTCACGACGTCTGCAAGACATGCAATTGCAAGAACACGCTAAAGAGAGACAGGAAGAGATTGATGCACTGCAAGCTCAACTTGACCAGGAGCAGACCAAGCGCGAATGGCGGGAAAAGGACCGTGAGGAGGATCTTCTGGACTCCGAGGAGGATGCAATGCTGGAGAAGGCTCGAGAAGACCAGCTCATGAGTGCAGAACACTTCTTGGTTGTCCAGGTACAGCACGGGAAGAAGTTGCTGCGGGAACAGAAGAAACTGACtgagaaggagaaagaagatATGCTCAAGCAACACCCACTATCACTCCGCGAGCAGATCATGGAAGAGGAGCAGGAATACATCGATCTAGAGGAAGAGGCAAAGCAACGCAGGGCAAAGTTAGACGCCatcaagaagaaaaagaagctaACTGAGCCGGAAAAAAAGGGTG
- the LOC136445804 gene encoding sodium-dependent phosphate transporter 1-like — MEDLLWAVIVGFIIAFVLAFAVGANDVANSIGTAVGAKVLTLRQACVLASVFELLGAILVGAKVSDTIRKGIVDVSVFNGTEEKLMFGNVAALSGSGVWLLVATFARLPVSTTHSIVGATVGYTLVAAGPKGINWPQIGLIVGSWVISPLLSGLITSAFFKFVEFFILRKDQAAELGLKLLPGFYVFTMIINLFSIFYTGAPLLGFDKIPLYGVFILSFGGGLLTGLMVWLFFVPWMRRKIQEIHEAKLSVVPSQCMWRQSVEHLSKLPNTTLANCAKYEVKEGEAHCNMAYVETEGEENRRNSPQSNGVIMIVSQNSSIGPTDTSTCTNSTSTAIGHTTCNGDTVASTVSREDTNNGSLPVKDAEKQENHEDRNAQVKPSLLCCTKIASDSKGEDHEGVNTHAHIKEVQDTPEVGKLFQFLQVLSAGFGAFAHGGNDVSNAIGPVVALWLVYQEGSVAQKSATPIWILFYGGAGMIIGLWVLGRRVIKTVGEDLTPITPSSGFTIEIGAATTVLIASNIGIPISTTHCKVGSIVFVGWLRSRTSVDWKLFRNIVFAWVVTLPVAGGISAAVMALLQLAL, encoded by the exons ATGGAGGATCTACTGTGGGCAGTGATTGTTGGATTCATCATCGCGTTTGTCCTCGCCTTTGCCGTCGGGGCGAACGACGTCGCCAACTCCATTGGAACGGCTGTCGGCGCCAAGGTCCTGACCCTGCGGCAGGCCTGCGTTCTTGCCAGTGTTTTCGAGCTGCTGGGAGCGATTCTCGTCGGTGCCAAGGTGTCGGACACCATACGAAAGGGCATCGTGGATGTCAGCGTGTTCAACGGCACCGAGGAGAAACTCATGTTCGGAAATGTGGCGGCTTTGTCAG GCAGCGGCGTCTGGTTGTTAGTGGCCACCTTCGCGCGGTTGCCGGTGTCCACGACCCACAGCATTGTCGGCGCCACCGTCGGCTACACTCTCGTGGCAGCGGGACCAAAAGGCATTAACTGGCCACAGATCGGACTTATTG TTGGTTCCTGGGTGATCTCTCCCCTCTTATCTGGACTCATCACTTCAGCATTCTTCAAGTTTGTGGAGTTCTTCATCTTAAGAAAG GACCAAGCAGCCGAACTTGGGTTGAAGTTGCTGCCAGGATTTTATGTATTCACCATGATTATCAACCTGTTCTCTATATTCTACACAGGAGCACCAT TGTTGGGATTTGACAAGATCCCCCTGTACGGAGTGTTCATCCTGAGCTTCGGGGGAGGGCTGCTGACCGGGCTCATGGTCTGGCTGTTCTTCGTGCCCTGGATGAGGAGAAAAATCCAag AAATTCACGAGGCCAAGCTATCCGTGGTGCCCTCACAGTGCATGTGGCGACAGTCGGTCGAACACCTTTCCAAGCTACCCAACACCACGTTAGCAAACTGTGCCAAGTACGAAGTTAAAGAAGGCGAGGCCCACTGTAACATGGCTTATGTAGAAACAGAGGGCGAAGAGAACCGTAGAAACTCTCCACAGTCTAACGGTGTGATAATGATCGTCTCCCAGAATAGCTCGATCGGTCCAACTGATACCAGCACCTGTACAAATAGCACATCTACAGCCATCGGACATACAACATGTAATGGAGATACTGTAGCAAGCACTGTTTCCAGGGAAGATACAAACAACGGCAGCTTGCCGGTAAAAGATGCGGAGAAACAGGAAAACCACGAGGATCGGAACGCACAAGTCAAGCCAAGTCTTCTTTGTTGCAcaaaaattgcatcag ACAGCAAAGGGGAAGACCACGAGGGTGTGAACACGCATGCGCACATCAAAGAGGTGCAGGACACGCCGGAGGTGGGGAAGCTGTTCCAGTTCCTCCAGGTGTTATCGGCAGGGTTCGGGGCCTTCGCGCACGGAGGCAACGATGTCAG TAATGCCATCGGCCCCGTGGTGGCGCTGTGGCTGGTTTACCAGGAGGGCAGCGTTGCCCAGAAGTCGGCCACGCCCATCTGGATCCTGTTTTACGGGGGTGCGGGCATGATCATCGGCCTGTGGGTGCTGGGACGCAGGGTCATTAAAACTGTGGGAGAGGACCTGACCCCTATCACCCCTTCAAG TGGCTTCACGATCGAGATCGGAGCGGCCACTACTGTCCTTATCGCGTCCAACATCGGCATTCCTATCAGCACAACCCACTGCAAG GTCGGTTCCATCGTTTTCGTCGGGTGGCTGAGATCTCGAACGTCGGTCGACTGGAAGCTGTTCCGCAACATCGTGTTCGCCTGGGTCGTCACTCTGCCTGTCGCGGGCGGCATTTCCGCCGCCGTCATGGCTCTGCTGCAACTCGCGCTGTGA